From the genome of Brassica oleracea var. oleracea cultivar TO1000 chromosome C4, BOL, whole genome shotgun sequence:
GAAAGAGAGGTATATAAAGCTGTGGTTCTACTTTTGTTTTAGCCTTTATAGCCCAAGGTAGTGTATCTCAGAGGTTGTGTTTGTGTTTTTTTGAAGGTATCACTCTCATATATTCACCAATGGGACCACCTGTGATCTTACAGGAACGCCTCGAGAAGTCGAGGTATAGCCTAGTGTCTGCTGATTTTTGAGAATTAAGGATTTCATTTATTCATGAAAAGTTTCTCAATGCAGGTGAGGTTTGTTTGCGCAGAAACCAGGGCAATGGTCACTTCGATCACCGAGCTATCCACTTGCAAGTACGCTCTGACTGTTCAGTGTCCGACCTTGTGCAAGCATCCGTAAGTAATCTCGTTTGCTTGAAGTCTCATTTTCAATCGAGAGTTTCTTACTGCCACCTTATCGTAATGCAAACATATGTTTGATCTTGCATGCTAATTACCAAAGAGAAGTGCAAAAAACAACTTGAAACAATGTCCGAAATGGAGACATAAATTTAGTTGATATAGTAAACTTATGATGATCCCTTTGGTTTGTTAAACTTGTTGTTCTTGTGGGGGCATTGCAGGCTGTTTCAGCTAGAGAAACCAGTGTCACACACGATCCACTGCAATTTGATTCCGCAGGAAGAAGACACAACAAGAAACGAGGAGGAACGAGTAGTAGGCGAATCACCTAAGGTTGCTGATTCTTGAAAACCGCTTAAGTGAATCACAGGAGTAACAGTTAATACAGTAACTATATATAAGAGCTTAGTATATTATCCAGTGTTGGTGTGTTTACTCGATGAAGTGTTCATGCTTATAAACCTGTTTTGATGAATAATGAATGAGATGAATTTATTGCAAGTTTTACGTTATTCTTATACATCTTCTCATTCATTTTTGTTCAATCAAATCTTTTTTCTGTTTACCATCTACATCTGGTCATGAGAAAATTGTTTAAAGCAATACCAGAAACAGGCAAATATAAACTTTCCTGTAAATAGAAGTGTCATAGAAGGCTAAAAACCTTTTCAGGACCTTGTTTAATAGTTTCCAGAAGCTACCTTTGTCTTTCCCAAATAAGAAAAAATAGCAATTTCTATTGTAGAGGAAAAAATAGAGGTGGGTTGGAGTAGATTTTCTTCTATTATAGCATATAGAGGCAAATATAAAGATGAGTTAGAGATGCTCTAAGAATCGAATCACATTGAAAACTAATTGTTATCTAATAATACAAATAATTAGCTTTGACTTATTTGCTTTTAATAATTTCATAGTTATGTTTATATTGTACCAATTAGTTCCCATCATTGAATCAATTATGGAATGACATAACACTCCTCCAGATTATACGTGTCCCACCAGTCTACTATGTATTATCAATCATATATATTCATATGACCAAGGTCTTGACTACTCTGATTTACTATACTAATAAGTTCTTTTTTTTTTGTCATGTGACTTTCATTATAAGTTCAAAACTCAACGAGAGAACACAACAAGTTCAAAAAAATATTTGATAAAAGTTATTAATGAAATAGTAAAAGAGGACACAACATAAACGAAGCTGATACAAGTAAAGGGGAACAAACTATACCATTATAGACAAAATGCTTATCAAAGGGATTAAGTTACGTCTGGTCATGAGAAATTCTTCACAGCTTCCGTCCCAAGTTTCTTCTCCTCAAACTCTTTAACCGTGTTAACTAGCTTCTTCATCTTGTCGTCATACACATAAGGAAGCTTCTTATAAAATGTCACATTGTCCTTGGCCGAAACAGGCAGCATCTCTCTGCAAAGCTCCTCGTGCACTGTTATAGTGTTGTGGTAATGGTAATAACGGATCTTCCTCTCCGTCTTGTGTAGCGTTTTGCCTACTACGTTTTCAGACATGTGAACTCCTGTCGCAAACGCGTTCTTGGCTTGGATCGCGTATTTCCTGTCGCGTCTTATGTTCGTTCTCGATTCCCTAAATAACATCTTCTCAAATCCCCATTGCCTGATAACAACGACACACCAAACAAGATCACAACCCTAATCAAAGTGAAAGCTAAGGGGGACTCAAAGAAGCAGTACCTGGGATAATCTTGAGTTGAGTCGTTTAAGCAAAGAACATTAGACATTGGGTTCTGCTCAATCGTGAACTGAGTGTAACGCGAGAACTCGTTGAGAACAGCTTCAAGCGTGTTCCCATCAGGCAAGTAAATGTACTCATCGACATCAAAGAAGAAGGTCCATCTCGCAGCGTGACGATACCGATGCAAGCAATCATTAACGATCAAGAACTGGTTATAGTAGTAACCATCGTACTCAGACTGATCCCTAATGTCCTGAAGCGTGACCCTCCCGGCTCGAATCCACGGCTCGAGAACCTCCCTGACCTCCGGCGAAACACCGCCGGCGTCGTGGAAAACGAAATGCGATCTGTCTCCGAAGAACCAGGCGTGGTAAGCCATCCACTCCCTCATGCGCGACGAGCTCACGTTCCCGTAGAGCGACGAGCCGCAGTAGAGGTAGTCGTAGGGATACGGCGGCGAGAATCTGGACTCGTTGTAAGATCCGGCGGACTCTTCCAGGGTCGTGAATCTCTCGAAGAGCTTGGGGGATTCGTTGTAGTAGGCGTTGAGCATGAGCTTGCCTCCGGAGTTGTCGGAGTTGGGGTTTGAGGGGAATGTGCAGTTGACGACGACGACGGTGTAGACGCGGCCGTATCCCCAGTCCGGGAGAATCTTAACCGCTTTGGCTCGGAGAGAGGTTCCGTTGGTGGATAGCCACTCGCACTTGAACCACGGCTTCCCGAAGACGTGGATCGGCTTCGAGGCGAGGCCGACGACGGCGAACGTCGTCGGTCCGCCGCGGTAAGCTCCCATGAGGACGAACAGCGCCGCCGCGTTTCCGAACGGTTTGAAAACGCGTTTGTTCGGATCTGACGGGGTTGAATCGACAGAAACTACCGGCGTGGCGGCGAGAGAGGTGGTGAAGTTCTCAGGCGAGGAGGAGGAGGAGAGTATGGTGGTGGTGGTGAGGGAGCTGGGAGAGGCGGCGGAGCAGGGACGGGCGGTGGAGATGAGGCTGTGGTAGTAAGGAGGAAGGTTCCAGATGATCATGACGAGGGAGAGAGCTAGCAATGTAGCGACTAACGGCTTCTTCTCGAGGAATTTCACGGTGGTGGTGGTCACCGGCGGTAATATTTCTTTCCGCATTGTTTTGGCGGCGACGGTGAGACTAAAACGCGCCGTTTTGGTTTAGAGATAAATTTAATTAAAATATTAGTGTGACGACAAGCGTCAGAGAGAAGTGACTATAGTAGCTTTGCCGACACGGCGTTTTTGATTGTAGAGGGACTCGTGGCTGTCTAATGAGTTAAATTGTCTAGTGTTGTGGTGTGGAGGTTGTTGTTATAAATGCCCTTGGATCGATAGTTATTTACGAAAACGACACCGCACCTAATCGTAAAGTTGGATCGTCTCCAGTGCTGGCTCCCAGTTGATCGCCTTGTGGGACCCTTGATTTGTGCCAGGTTGGCGTAACGGTGCTAACTCTGATGATTTGTTTTTTTTTTATAAGTTTACCAGTGGGAATGAAAAGTTACTAAAAGAGTAACAAAGAAAAAGTTAAAAGAGTTTTTGAGAAGAAAAAAAGTGAAAAAGAAATGGGGTAGATTTTGTTAAAGAATTAGTTAATTTGCAGTCAAAAGATAAAAAGAAAAAAAAGTTTGCAAATTCTTTTCAATAGATTCCGCCTGACTAATTAACTGAAAAATGTATAGCATACTCAAATCTCAAGATGGAATGGTGTTGTTGATGACTGATAGTTCTAAAACAAATAAAATTAAAATTAAATTTATATAAACGATCTGAGTTTATATAAAGTGTTTATCCGTTTTACTAATGATGCTGTAAATTTATAATCCAAATTTACATCTGAAAACTTGAAACGAGAAAACAAATTTCACAGAAATTTTTTGAAAAACCTATAGCACAGGACCAGTTCATTTAAAAGTATTCTACTACTTTCATTTCATAGAGTTAATTTTTTAAAATATTTTCATATATATTAAGAAAATACAATACATCACTATAATAAATGTATTGTTTTATGTGATTTCAAAAAATTTAACCAATAATAATTCTTTAAGATCAATTAACTGTTTTGAAATTTACAACTATTTCATAAAAACACAAAAACTCTCTGCTTGTAAAAAAAAGTTATCTTAATGGAATGGAAGGAATATTTACAAGAGAGAGGTATTGATAACTGACAATAGTTCAATGTGACAAATTCAAAAATCTAACTCTAATAAATATATCATGAAGTTCGTGAGCAATAATAGCAATCACCTTGTTTGTTGTCGAAATATTACATTGAAGGTCCAGTCCCACGGTCACATCCATGTTTAAGCTACTAGATCCAAGTCTGAATGAAGCTATATTTAAGTTTTCGTTGATAGTTTTTTTTACTAGACTTTGTTTTTGTTAATAATTTTGAGCAGAATTTATTATAATACCATTTCTATTGTATTCTTTTATTTTTATTTATCTTTTCCTCCAAAATAAAAAAACTCTAAAACATATTTTTTAAGTTAGTTCACGAAATAATTGAGTAGGTTAAGATAGATGTCACAATTTGAACCAAAAACGTTTTTTTAGTGATTAGTCTGTTAGTTTCTATGTGTATAAAATATAAAAAATGTTTTTAAATATGAAATAAGTAGTAATTAATTTTTGTCTAAAAACAAAAGTGATTTGAAAAATAATGTCATGCATAATAGCATTTGGAGTCAAATATAGAAATTTGTTAAAATGTTTTACAAAAAAAAGGTATAACTAATTCATGGTGGCTTGTGTCCTTCCATTACACTACATTATTAATCATGGCGCTTAGTTGTCTAACCAGTTAAAATGTATCATCTATAACTGTACATTGGTTGTTCAGCTTGTTATCTATTGTTGTATTCGTTTAATATTTGATTAGCCTATATCTACTGACTTGCTATTATTGAAAGTCTAAATTCGAGAGTCAATCAGTCATTAATCCTTGTTCTTTCGAAATTTTGCTCTACATATCAATTTGAGAAAGCTGCAAGTACCAGGATGGACACCAAAAGACCCATGTAGTAGATAGTTTAATGAAATTGTGAACTCTCTTAGCATCTTAAACCCGAAAAGAGTATTTGACGTATTTGATTAGACAACGAATCTCTTGTTACAGAAAAGATTGTAGGTCAAAAGTTGATGCCATGTTTAAACTCCAATATAACAAAAAGGGTTAAACATAACATTCGCCATAAGTACATTTCTTTTAATCTAGTGTTTAGATTCTCATGATCCCTGAATCGATTATAAACATGATGTTTTCGTCTAATTATGAAACTCCTGAGACTTAGGAGTGCACGGCAAATAGTTTATGTTTTAATATTAACAAGCATATGCAAATTTAATGCGAATATGATTGCATGTTTATTCCGTTTGATAATCATAGCTAAATACAGTTAAGACTTCACTTTTTTCTTCAAACGTAAACGTCAATAAAGGAGAGACCATGTGTCACATTGCAAAACTGAAGGATACCATGTACTCTTTTTATTGTTATTTTCTTTTTATTGTTATTTTCGCCATATTATTTTTATTTTGAGTTTATTTTTCTTGCTGTCAACGTTTTTTAGAATCTTTTCACAATCGTGTCGGTCGACGTTGTTACAATCAACTCCAACCACAAGTAATAGTCCTTTATACGAAACCTTCATTATGAGATTGGCCATCATAAGTTAGCATACTGAGATTGTCGTGTAAAACGCAATGTGTTTGTTTGATCATTCGTTGTGGAAACTTGTGACCGACAAAGTGAATCTTGTGGTAAAACTGTTTTAGCTTCCAAGGTAAATGCTCGTAAGACAAATAAAAATGGTAAAAATCTAACATGCTTACATCTTCTTCTTAAATTTGGCTCTGATAGGTGTTATGGAAAATTAGTAAACCACCGAATGATAATTTGTTTATCGCAAATCTGCAAGCTTTTGCCAATCTTTTTTTTGGGTAAAGTAACAATACATGTTCAATCATTTTACCTTCGATTAGTATAAAATTGCCATCTACAGGTTTAATAGAGAATTTTTTTTTTTTTGTTAAATGACTTTCTCATTATTTTCCACATACTTATTTAATGTTTGTGGCTATGTCCGTTATCCAGTGTTATCAAATCCAAGTTCATACATTTTTTGATCAGATTTTGATGATTCTGTATTCTATTTGTCAACTAATTATCTAAGTAAAAGCACTTTGCTATGCACTTTACTCAGCGTAAGCATTTTTAGGCTATGGGGCCCTTAATTTATAGTCACACTCTCACTCCCTTTGTTATTCTCTTATTTATTGTGAACAAAGCATATTCCATAGCCTATGACGACGGATCTAACTGACCACCAATCAATCACTCCAACATCACATTAGCCTGATAGCCACGAAAAACAATTATATACAAATCCAAATGCCGTTACCACCAATAAATGCAACGAACTATTAAAAAAAGCAAATCCTAGCCCATCTAAATTAGGCCCATCAAAACGTGGGCCCACATACACGCTCCCCCTCTGCGCTTTATATCAAAGCTGTGGAAGCACTCATCGAGAAACCTAACGGCTATATTCCCTTAAAGATTTCAAAATTTTCTAGCGAAGAAGAAAGAAACAAACATCTCTCTATGGCGGAAAGGAGGGTTGAGATCTCAGATCCAGAATCAGAGTTCTTCGCTTCGAAGCAAGAGACGGGACACGAGTGGGAGCTTTTCAAGGAGAACGTCAGGCCTCTCAAGAGAGGACGCAACGTTCGTCTCCTCAACCACGCTCTCAAATCTCACACCGACCACCAATTAAGGAAGACCCTCGTCGAGAAACGGAGGTAAAGCTTTCAACTTTCTTCACATCTATAGCTCTCTTTGGGGTTTCAATTCTAATTGTCTGCTTGATTCAGGAAGTTGATTGAGGAGATCGATGAGTACGCTGGCGATGAC
Proteins encoded in this window:
- the LOC106336867 gene encoding uncharacterized protein LOC106336867, translating into MRKEILPPVTTTTVKFLEKKPLVATLLALSLVMIIWNLPPYYHSLISTARPCSAASPSSLTTTTILSSSSSPENFTTSLAATPVVSVDSTPSDPNKRVFKPFGNAAALFVLMGAYRGGPTTFAVVGLASKPIHVFGKPWFKCEWLSTNGTSLRAKAVKILPDWGYGRVYTVVVVNCTFPSNPNSDNSGGKLMLNAYYNESPKLFERFTTLEESAGSYNESRFSPPYPYDYLYCGSSLYGNVSSSRMREWMAYHAWFFGDRSHFVFHDAGGVSPEVREVLEPWIRAGRVTLQDIRDQSEYDGYYYNQFLIVNDCLHRYRHAARWTFFFDVDEYIYLPDGNTLEAVLNEFSRYTQFTIEQNPMSNVLCLNDSTQDYPRQWGFEKMLFRESRTNIRRDRKYAIQAKNAFATGVHMSENVVGKTLHKTERKIRYYHYHNTITVHEELCREMLPVSAKDNVTFYKKLPYVYDDKMKKLVNTVKEFEEKKLGTEAVKNFS